TTCTCCGGTTCTCCAGGCATGGCGGCAACATGCTCAATAAAAAAGAATCTCAATGATTGAGATAAATTCGAGCCGCGGTGATCGTAGGTGACACCCCTCGTTCCCGGTACGGCGGCCCCTCGGATGCGCCCGGAACCCGTCAGTTCCTCTCCGTGGCCAGTTCCTCGTTGAGGACGGCCAGGAAGCGGCGCACCACGGACAGCTCGTCGTCGCTGAAGTGCTCCATGGCGGACCGCGTGGCGTCGGCCAGCGGACGGAAGTGGGTGCGGGCCGCGGCGCGGGCGTCGTCCACGTAGTACAGGTGCACGACGCGGCGATCGCTGCTCTCGCGGACCCGGCGGATGTGCCCGGCGCGCTCCAGCCGGTCCACGCACGCGGTGACCGCTCCCGAGGTCAGTCCGAGGCTCTCGCGCAGCCGGCCCGGCGTCATGGGCTCCTCGGCGTCCAGGATCGCCGCCAGTGCCTGCACGTCCGTGGCGTGCAGGCCCCGCTCCCCCGCGAAGCGCTGGGTCACGCGGCCGATCTCGCCGTGCATCCGGCGCAGCGCCACTGCCAGGGCGCGCAGGTCGGCGTCCCGGCCGCCGCTCGGGGCCCGGCCCCCGGACGGCCCGACGGTCCCGCCCGACCCGCTGTGCTCCACGTCTGCTCCGGCCACCTGATCAGCGTAGAGGAAGCAGCGCCGCGGTCCGGGGTACCCGGTGGGCGCCGGCCTCCGCCCGGCCCCGCCACGGCCCGGGACACCTCCACGACCCGGGACTCCGCAGGCCGTGAGCCCTCACCACCCGGACGGCACCCCCGTCACCGCATCCGAACGGGTCGCAAGTGCGGAAGGTACCCCAGATGCGCCGACACCAAGGAACGACCATGCGCCAGAACGCCACCGCGCCGGGACCGCACAGCCTCGTCACCGGCGCCACGGGTTACATCGGCGGCCGGCTCGTCCCCGAACTGCTGGACGCGGGACATCGGGTGCGCTGTCTGACGCGTTCACCGGACAAGCTGCGCGACCACGCGTGGGCGGGCGATGTCGAGGTGGCGCGCGGCGACGTCACCGACGCCGCGTCCGTCGCCGAGGCGATGCGCGGCATCGACGTCGCCTACTACCTGGTGCACTCCCTGGGCACGGGCCGCGACTTCGAGGCGTCCGACCGGCGGGCGGCGCGCGTCTTCGCCGAGCAGGCCCGCGCCGCCGGGGTGCGCCGCATCGTCTACCTCGGCGGCCTGAAACCCGCGGGCGTCCCCGACCACGCCCTGTCACCCCACCTGCGCTCCCGCGACGAGGTCGGGCGCATCTTCCTCGACTCGGGCGTGCCGACGACCGTGCTGCGGGCCGCCGTCATCATCGGCTCCGGCTCCGCCTCGTTCGAGATGCTGCGCTACCTCACCGAGCGGCTGCCGGTGATGGTCACACCCAGCTGGGTGCACACCCGCATCCAGCCCATCGCGGTGCGGGACGTGCTGCGGCTGCTGGTCGGCAGCGCCGGCATGCCGGCCTCGGTGAACCGCTCGTTCGACATCGGCGGCCCGGAGATCCTGACGTACCGCGACATGATGCTCCGGTACGCGGCGGTCGCGGACCTGCCCCGCCGGCTGATCTTCCCCGTGCCGGTGCTGACGCCGCGGCTGTCCAGCTACTGGGTCGGACTGGTGACGCCCGTTCCGCCGTCCATCGCCCGCCCGCTGACCGAGTCCCTGCGCCACGAGGTCGTCTGCCACGAGCACGACATCGCCCGGTACGTGCCCGATCCGCCCGGCGGGTCGATCGGCTTCGACGAGGCGGTACGGCTGGCGCTGCAACGCGTCCGGGACGCCCAGGTCACCACGCGCTGGTCCTCCTCGGCGCTGCCCGGCGCGCCCAGCGATCCCCTGCCCACGGACCCCGACTGGGCGGGCGGCAGCCTGTACGAGGACAGGCGGGCGGTGGCCGTGGGCGCCTCGCGCGACGCGCTGTGGCGGATCATCGAGGGCATCGGCGGCGACAACGGCTGGTACTCCCTCCCGGTGGCCTGGTCGGTACGCGGCTGGCTGGACCGGCTGATCGGCGGGGCGGGGCTGCGCCGCGGACGCCGGGACGCGGACCGGCTGCGGGTGGGCGACGCCGTCGACTTCTGGCGCGTGGAGGACATCGAGCCGGGGCACATGCTGCGGCTGCGGGCCGAGATGCGGCTGCCCGGCCTGGCCTGGCTGGAGCTGTACGCCGAGCCGCTGGGCTCCGGCCGCGCCCGCTACCGTCAGCGCGCCCTGTTCCACCCGCACGGGCTGCTCGGACACCTGTACTGGTGGGGCGTCTCCCCCTTCCACGCGGCCGTCTTCGGCGGCATGGCCCGCAACATCGCCCGCGCGGCGGCGACGGCCGAGTCCCCGGCCGTGCGCGACCCGGCGGTCCCGCACGCGACCGCCGCCCGGGGCGGCGAGGCGACCTCATGACCCCGGCCCACCCACGGGGCACCCGGTATGCGGCCCACCCGCGGGACGGCGAGACCCCGCGGAACGGCGCAACCCCGGCCCACCCCCGGTCCGCCGCGCCGCGCACCCCGTGCCCGCCGTCGTCCCGGGCGCCTGCGCCCCCTGAGCGGGTCCGCCGGCCGCGCACCGCGTCCACCGCTCACTCAACTGGAGCACGCCCATGAACGTGTCCGTCGTCCTGTTCACCGCCGACCTGCGGCTGCACGACCACCCGCCGCTGCGCGCCGCCCTCGACGGCTCCCGGCATGTGGTCCCCCTGTTCGTCCGCGACAGGGGCGTGACGGACACCGGTTTCGCGGTGCCGAACCGGATGGCCTTCCTGGTCGACTGCCTGGGCGACCTGGACGCCGGGCTGCGGGCCCGGGGCGGTCGGCTGGTGGTCCGTTACGGCGACGTCGTGGACGAGGTCTGCAAGGTGGCCGCCGAGGCCGACGCCGACGAGGTGCACATGTCGTCCGACGTCAGCGCCTACGCCCACCGCCGCGAGCAGCGCCTGCGCACCGCGCTGGAGGCCGACGGCAGACGGCTGCACGTGCACGACACGGTCACCACGGCCGTGGCCCCCGGCGCGCTCACCCCGTCCGGCGCGGACCACTTCTCCGTCTTCACGCCCTACTTCCGCCGGTGGTCGCAGGAGAAACTGCGCCGGCCCCTCGACGCACCGCGCTCGGTGGGCGTCCCCGACACCGTCGGATCCGAGCCGCTGCCCTCCCGCCGCGCCCTCACGGACGTCTCCCCCGGACTGGCGCGCGGCGGCGAGACGGACGGCCGCACGCAGCTGACGGCGTGGCTGAACCGGCGCGTGGGCGCCTACGAGGACCGCCAGGACGACCTGGCCGGCGACACCACCTCCCGGCTCTCGCCGCACCTGCACTTCGGCACCCTCTCCCCCGTCGAGATCGTCCACCGGGCCCGCCGGGTCGGCGGCCCGGGGGCCGACGCCTTCGTGCGGCAGCTCGCCTGGCGGGACTTCCACCGCCAGGTCCTGGCCGCCCGGCCCGACGCCGCCACCGCCGACTACCGCGGCCGCGACGACCGCTGGCGCCGCGAACCGGAGGCCCGCCGCGACATCGAGGCGTGGCGCGAGGGCCGTACCGGCTACCCCGTCGTCGACGCCGCGATGCGCCAGCTGCGACACGAGGGCTGGATGCACAACCGCGGCCGGCTGCTGACGGCGTCCTTCCTGGCGAAGACGCTGTACGTCGACTGGCGCGTCGGCGCCGACCACTTCCTGTCCCTGCTCGTCGACGGGGACCTCGCCAACAACCAGCTCAACTGGCAGTGGGTGGCCGGGACCGGCACCGACACCCGGCCCCACCGCGTCCTCAACCCGGTCCTCCAGGCCAGGCGGTACGACCCCGACGGGGCGTACGTGCGGCGCTGGGTGCCCGAGCTGGCGGGGGTCGAGGGTCCCGCCGTGCACGAGCCGTGGAAGCTGCGCGGGCCCGAGCGTGCCGCGCTCGACTACCCGGAACCCCTGATCGACCTCCGCGAGGGCCTCGACCGGTTCAAGAGGGCCCGCGACCGCGGCTGAGAGGACGACCGTGGCGACCGCGCACTGGCTGTTCGGGGACCAGCTCGGCCCCCGCTTCCTCACGCCCGGGGACGGCGGGCCGGACCGCTCGGCGCCGGTCGTGATGATCGAGGCGCGTTCCGTCTTCCGGCGCCGCCGCTTCCACCGGGCCAAGGCGCACCTGGTGCTGTCCGCGATGCGGCACCGGGCCGCCGAACTCGGCGACCGGGTCCGCTACGTGCGCGCCGAGACCTATCGCGAGGGTCTGCGCGAGGCCGTCGGCGACGGCGAGGTGACCGTCTTCCACCCCACCTCGCGGGCCGCCCTGCGCCTGGTCTCGTCCCTCGACCGGGTCTCGGTCCTGCCGGCCCGCGGCTTCCTGGTGCCGCACGAGGACTTCCGCGCCTGGGCGGGGGGCCGAGGGCGGGGACGGCTGTTGCAGGAGGACTTCTACCACTGGGTGCGGCGCGCGCACGGCCTGCTGCTCGACGGCGACCGGCCGGCGGGCGGCCGGTGGAACCACGACCACGACAACCGGCTGCCGCCGCCGCGCGGGGCCCGCACTCTGGACTCGCCCGCCCCCTACCGGCCCCGCGAGGACGGGATCGACGACGAGGTACGGCGTGACCTGGACCGCTGGGAGCGCGAGGAGGGCATCCGCTTCGTCGGCCGCGACGGCCCGCGGCTGTTCCCCGCCTCCCGCCGCGAGGCGCTCGCGGCGCTCCACCGGTTCGTCGACCACCGCCTGGGCGGTTTCGGGCCGTACGAGGACGCGATGCTCGCCGGGGACCCGGTGCTGAACCACAGCCTGCTGTCCTCGTCGCTGAACCTCGGCCTGCTCGACCCCGCCGAGTGCGTCGACCTGGCCGAGGCGGCCTGGCGGGCGGGGCGGGCGCCGGTCAACAGCGTGGAGGGGTTCGTCCGGCAGATCGCGGGCTGGCGGGAGTACGTGTGGCACCTGTACTGGTACTTCGGTGAGGACTACCGCCACCACAACGCGCTCGGGCACCACGCGCCGCTGCCCGAGTGGTTCCTCGACCTCGACGCCGACGCCGTCACCGCCCGCTGCCTGTCCACCGCCCTCGCGCAGGTCCGCGACACCGGCTGGACCCACCACATCCAGCGGCTGATGGTGCTCGGCAGCCACGCGCTGCAACGCGGCTGGGACCCCCGCGCGGTGACCGACTGGTTCCACCGCTGCTTCGTCGACGGCTACGACTGGGTGATGCTGCCCAACGTCGTGGGCATGTCACAGTACGCCGACGGCGGGCGGATGACGACCAAGCCCTACACCTCCGGCGGGGCGTACGTGCACCGGATGAGCGATCTGTGCGGCGGCTGCGCCTACCGGCCCACCGAACGCGTCGGCGAACGCGCCTGCCCGTACACCGCCGGCTACTGGGCCTTCCTGCACCGGCACCGCGCCCGACTGGTGGACAACCCCCGGATGCGGCAGGCCGTACGGGGCCTGGACCGGCTCCCCGACGTGGACGCCGTGGTCCGCCAGGAGCGACAGCGAGGCGACGCCCCTCCGTGACACACCCTTTTGGCGCATCCGTTCCGGTCCGCGGCGCGGAAGGCATGGACACAGTGCCGTGCCACCGAGGAGAGGACCCGGCATGCGTGCCAGCCACCCCACGGACCGCCGCGCCGAAACGGCGGACCCAGCCCCGCACCGGTCACCGGGGGCGCCCGACCTGCCCCACCTGCAGGCGCCCCCGGACCCGGCGGGGGCCGAGAGCCTCGCCGTGGACGGGCTCCGGGTGGACGCCGTCGACCGGGACGTCAGGGCCGCCGTCGACCGGGTGCTCGGGCACGCCCTGGCCGACAACCTCACCCGGGCCGCCACCGCGGACCCCCTGTTCGCCCGCGACGTGGCCCGGCGCGTCGCCCACTTCACCCTGGACGGCGGCAGGCGGTTCCGCTCCCGGATCGTGTGGTGGACGATGCGCGCCTGCGGCGGCCGGGACGACGCCGCCGCGAGGGCGGCGCTGCGGGTCGGGGCGGCCCTGGAGCTCATCCAGACCTGCGCGCTGGCCCACGACGACGTCATGGACGGCGCGCGCGTGCGCCGCGGCCGGCCCGCCCTGCACGTCTCCGTCGCCGCCCAGTACCGGGGTGCCGCGCCGGACGGACGGGCCGAACGGCTCGGGGAGGCCACCGCGATACTCGCCGGGGACCTGGCGCTGGCCTGGGCGGACGACCTGATCGCCGACACCGAGGTGCCGGAGCGCAGCGCACGGCGGGTGCGGGAGCTGTGGCGGGACATGCGCACCGAGATGGTGGCCGGACAGTACCTGGACGTCCAGGGGCAGGCCACCCGCTCGCACGACGTGCCCCGGGCGCTGCGGGCCGCCACCCTCAAAAGCGCCCTGTACTCGGTCGAGCGGCCGATGGCGCTGGGCGCCGCGCTGGCCGGAGCGGACGCGGCCACCACGACGGCGCTGTCGTCCGCCGGGCGGTGCGTCGGGCTGGCGTTCCAGCTGCGCGACGACCTCGAGGACGTGTTCGCCGATCCCGGCCGCACCGGCAAGCCGGCGGGCGGCGACCTGCGCAACGGCAAACCGACCTACGTCTTCACCGTGGCCCGGGCGTGGGCGGAAGCGGCCGGCGACGTGGAGGCGCTCGCCGTGCTGGACGGCACGCACGGCCGGGCCGATCTGCCGGAGTCCGGCCTCGCCTCGCTACGGCGGGTCCTCGTCTCCACCGGCGCGCGCGACGCCGTGGAGGAGAAGATCGACCGGCTGGTGGGGTGCGGCGTCCGTCATCTGCGCGACGCCCGCCTGGACGGCGCGGGCGCCGCCGAGCTGGAACGGCTGCTGCTCGCCGTGGCGGGCGTGCACCCGGCGCGTCCGGCCGGCGCGACACGACCACCGGACGACGCCGGACCGCCCGCTCTCGCGCACGCCGCCGAGGCCGAGGGGGCGGGCCGATGACGCGGACGCTGCCCGGCCCGACCGACCACGTGGTGGTCGTCGGCGCCGGTCTCTCGGGCCTGTCGGCCGCCCTGCACCTGCTGGGCGCCGGCCGCCGTGTCACCGTCGTCGAGCGCGACGCGCTGCCGGGCGGACGCGCCGGGCGTCTGACCCGCGCGGGCTACCGCATCGACACGGGGCCCACGGTGCTGACGATGCCGCATCTGGCGGACGAGGCCTTCGCGGCGGTCGGGGAGCGCCTCGCCGA
This region of Streptomyces chromofuscus genomic DNA includes:
- a CDS encoding MarR family winged helix-turn-helix transcriptional regulator, with product MRALAVALRRMHGEIGRVTQRFAGERGLHATDVQALAAILDAEEPMTPGRLRESLGLTSGAVTACVDRLERAGHIRRVRESSDRRVVHLYYVDDARAAARTHFRPLADATRSAMEHFSDDELSVVRRFLAVLNEELATERN
- a CDS encoding SDR family oxidoreductase; protein product: MRQNATAPGPHSLVTGATGYIGGRLVPELLDAGHRVRCLTRSPDKLRDHAWAGDVEVARGDVTDAASVAEAMRGIDVAYYLVHSLGTGRDFEASDRRAARVFAEQARAAGVRRIVYLGGLKPAGVPDHALSPHLRSRDEVGRIFLDSGVPTTVLRAAVIIGSGSASFEMLRYLTERLPVMVTPSWVHTRIQPIAVRDVLRLLVGSAGMPASVNRSFDIGGPEILTYRDMMLRYAAVADLPRRLIFPVPVLTPRLSSYWVGLVTPVPPSIARPLTESLRHEVVCHEHDIARYVPDPPGGSIGFDEAVRLALQRVRDAQVTTRWSSSALPGAPSDPLPTDPDWAGGSLYEDRRAVAVGASRDALWRIIEGIGGDNGWYSLPVAWSVRGWLDRLIGGAGLRRGRRDADRLRVGDAVDFWRVEDIEPGHMLRLRAEMRLPGLAWLELYAEPLGSGRARYRQRALFHPHGLLGHLYWWGVSPFHAAVFGGMARNIARAAATAESPAVRDPAVPHATAARGGEATS
- a CDS encoding cryptochrome/photolyase family protein; the encoded protein is MNVSVVLFTADLRLHDHPPLRAALDGSRHVVPLFVRDRGVTDTGFAVPNRMAFLVDCLGDLDAGLRARGGRLVVRYGDVVDEVCKVAAEADADEVHMSSDVSAYAHRREQRLRTALEADGRRLHVHDTVTTAVAPGALTPSGADHFSVFTPYFRRWSQEKLRRPLDAPRSVGVPDTVGSEPLPSRRALTDVSPGLARGGETDGRTQLTAWLNRRVGAYEDRQDDLAGDTTSRLSPHLHFGTLSPVEIVHRARRVGGPGADAFVRQLAWRDFHRQVLAARPDAATADYRGRDDRWRREPEARRDIEAWREGRTGYPVVDAAMRQLRHEGWMHNRGRLLTASFLAKTLYVDWRVGADHFLSLLVDGDLANNQLNWQWVAGTGTDTRPHRVLNPVLQARRYDPDGAYVRRWVPELAGVEGPAVHEPWKLRGPERAALDYPEPLIDLREGLDRFKRARDRG
- a CDS encoding cryptochrome/photolyase family protein, yielding MATAHWLFGDQLGPRFLTPGDGGPDRSAPVVMIEARSVFRRRRFHRAKAHLVLSAMRHRAAELGDRVRYVRAETYREGLREAVGDGEVTVFHPTSRAALRLVSSLDRVSVLPARGFLVPHEDFRAWAGGRGRGRLLQEDFYHWVRRAHGLLLDGDRPAGGRWNHDHDNRLPPPRGARTLDSPAPYRPREDGIDDEVRRDLDRWEREEGIRFVGRDGPRLFPASRREALAALHRFVDHRLGGFGPYEDAMLAGDPVLNHSLLSSSLNLGLLDPAECVDLAEAAWRAGRAPVNSVEGFVRQIAGWREYVWHLYWYFGEDYRHHNALGHHAPLPEWFLDLDADAVTARCLSTALAQVRDTGWTHHIQRLMVLGSHALQRGWDPRAVTDWFHRCFVDGYDWVMLPNVVGMSQYADGGRMTTKPYTSGGAYVHRMSDLCGGCAYRPTERVGERACPYTAGYWAFLHRHRARLVDNPRMRQAVRGLDRLPDVDAVVRQERQRGDAPP
- a CDS encoding polyprenyl synthetase family protein, which gives rise to MRASHPTDRRAETADPAPHRSPGAPDLPHLQAPPDPAGAESLAVDGLRVDAVDRDVRAAVDRVLGHALADNLTRAATADPLFARDVARRVAHFTLDGGRRFRSRIVWWTMRACGGRDDAAARAALRVGAALELIQTCALAHDDVMDGARVRRGRPALHVSVAAQYRGAAPDGRAERLGEATAILAGDLALAWADDLIADTEVPERSARRVRELWRDMRTEMVAGQYLDVQGQATRSHDVPRALRAATLKSALYSVERPMALGAALAGADAATTTALSSAGRCVGLAFQLRDDLEDVFADPGRTGKPAGGDLRNGKPTYVFTVARAWAEAAGDVEALAVLDGTHGRADLPESGLASLRRVLVSTGARDAVEEKIDRLVGCGVRHLRDARLDGAGAAELERLLLAVAGVHPARPAGATRPPDDAGPPALAHAAEAEGAGR